ACAGGCTGAAGAGTGTAGTAAAGAGAAGACGTCTAGTTTACGTGAAAAATGAGTTCAAGAGCTCGGCAAACAGTTCTTCTAAGTTGGAAAGTTACATGACTGATGAAATTATTGAAGTGATAATAATCTGTGAATCTGAGAGATTTTTTGAATGAAATAACAATACAAAACACACCTTTCATATCACAGGTATTTTTCCTGGATCAAGAATATTTTTAGAGTATATTATACATAATCCTGGCTTTACCACACCCAAACATAAATGGTTTGACCATATaaaaaccaacaacaaataGAATCACGAAGTAGACAGATATGTGTTTTTCCTTATGTGACCAATGATCATATTGATCATCAATCTTTTTCTTGCTATAAACCGATCATCAAGAAAGTTTTTTGCAACAAAAAGTTCATGCTTACTTTCTGGTAGATGGAAACAAATGAAAGATCTTTTGGTGATGTGTCATTGAGGAAGAACAGGAGGTGCGACGGCTCTGGTGTTGTAAGATCTACAGTGTCCACATTTCTGTCCTATTATGTGGAAATAAACTTCTGTTGTGTCGTTACAGTCGTTGCATAGTATCCACACCTGTGAATAATCTTCTTTTCAGTaactaaaaatatgttttgattgAGATCCGgagacaaagaaagaaaaattatgttaCCTTCTTGTCGCGGTAATCTGAAGGCATAGAAGTGGCTTCAATCTAAGAACACAAACaagtataatttgatatttgaaAGGATTTTAATATacttctattaaaaaaaatcagaccaACTTATAGACTATACTAACATTGTTGCTTGATTTAACTGATTATAAACCAATTTTTAGAACCTTGCTTAAAACAGAATTCACCAATAAGATGTTAAAACTAACCTCTTCATCCATTCTCTGCCATGTTTTTGACATATCAATCACTGACCTCGAGCAAATAGGACAGcaaaatctacaaaaaaatcaaaagataatTTCACTCATTCAAAAACCCCATCACTAGAAGGTTTAAACCAGAGAGAGAAATaaccacaagaaaaaaaagagtaaatagATTACTTGTCACGCTTGATCATCTCATGGTAGCATTCACAGTGCATAGTGTGTCCACATTTCATCACTGTTGTTTCTTTAAGAGAGTCAAAGAGATACTGCAAGAGCAACCAAAGTATCTAATTCATTCACTCACTCAACAAACGTTTTGCTGAAACTCTCAAGCTAAGAGTTTAACATAACACACACATACCTCGTAACAAATGGGGCAGTGATGTCGCATTGAATCCTCAACGCAGCGATGGTTGTTGCGCAGACCAGTCGCATAACAAGATCCTAAAAAGCAAGAAAATGGATGTGTCAACACCACTTGACTATTGTGTTTGAATGCAAAACTGAACATGATTAAAGtttgttgctttttttttgaagtttttaccACATTTCTTGCAATGGAAGAAGTTCTCACGTCCACCAACTCTGCAACACACAATGAAATGATAACCATCACACAAACTTCAAAGGAATCACAACCAACACTGTATGAAGGATGATAGAAGCTCTCACCTGCAGATTCCACAGTCATCACAATGGAACTGCTGCTTCTCAGTCTTAAACAGAACAATACAGGAGATATGATTAGAATCAAACAccaagaagaaagaagatagAAAATCAAACTTTGTTTACATTATCATCATAGAACTTGCAGATATTGCAAAAGTATTCTCCCATGTTGACACCACAGTTGGAGCATATTTGAGCTACctgattttaaaaaacattgaAACAAGTAACTGATACGTGAGTGATATTCACAACTCATTGAGAATAGTTAAAAGATGAGAGTTACCGGTTGCTCTGTATCGCAAACAGAACAAATCacctgaaaaaacaaaaaccataagatgcaacaaattaaaaaaagttgAACTTGCTGAGATAACATAACTCAATTAAGAGAACCGAATCGTACTTGTTTAACGTCTTGACGAACAAGCTCATGACGGTCGTAAATATTGCGCAGAGTGCTCTgttattcaaaaacaaaaacaaaaaagaagtttttttttaataactaaactCCGGTTTACCGTTAGGATATAACAGGAAAAAAGTAATTTAGGACAGTAACTAAAAGTTATGAATTGAGATTATTACAGTGAACTCGTTATGACAATGGCGACAATCGAAGACTTCGTTGCAACAAGGAGCTCTGATCTGGCATCTCCTCCTGTAATGCTGACACCTAATACACATAACGATCTATATGGATCAGAAACAGTTAAATGGATACTGagaattataaactttttttctgGATCGAGACAGATCTATCAATCGATTAGGTTCATAAACTGGAGACTGATGAAAACCCATGAATCAGATTTGGAGAAAGGGAGAAACTTTATGATTCAGAGCTTAGAATTATGGGAATCTACGGATCACAAAGGCACAGACCAGGAAACACTGATCTGATAAAAGCAGACAATAAGAGACTAACAGACATACAAGAGAAACAGAGGACTGTTGTTTTACCCGAAACCCATCTTGCCAAAACGAAGTCGATCATTGGGTGATGCTTCCATGAGAACAGGAGGAGAGAAGCtgatagatagatagagagagatgtGAAAAGTTtaactctttctctctctaactaaatattatattgagtGAAGAAGAAGTGAATTTGGATTGGATTGGACTGAATGGGCCTTGAAAAGCTGAGAGAGATTTATCGGAATCGCAAGGCTAAAAATGAAAACAGAGACCCCACTTCTTGTTCTCCAACCTTCCTATTTGCAGGGGATGacgagagaaagaaaaagaaagccCTTGGAgcttttactctctctctctctctctctctatccttGTGAATGTTGTTAAGCGTGGGAGGTCGTGAGATTTGTAGCTTTAAAGAAATACTCAATAATTTaatggagagagagataaggTGGTAAGGGGTGGGAGATGGGATGACATGGATACCAACCGTAACAGAGAGTAGAGCGCCGATTTATCGACCAATCACATGTCTAGATCATTATCTTTCAGACCTTTTATTTCCCCAAAAGACATTTCTTCTG
This DNA window, taken from Raphanus sativus cultivar WK10039 unplaced genomic scaffold, ASM80110v3 Scaffold0475, whole genome shotgun sequence, encodes the following:
- the LOC108843925 gene encoding E3 ubiquitin-protein ligase MIEL1, translating into MEASPNDRLRFGKMGFGCQHYRRRCQIRAPCCNEVFDCRHCHNEFTSTLRNIYDRHELVRQDVKQVICSVCDTEQPVAQICSNCGVNMGEYFCNICKFYDDNTEKQQFHCDDCGICRVGGRENFFHCKKCGSCYATGLRNNHRCVEDSMRHHCPICYEYLFDSLKETTVMKCGHTMHCECYHEMIKRDKFCCPICSRSVIDMSKTWQRMDEEIEATSMPSDYRDKKVWILCNDCNDTTEVYFHIIGQKCGHCRSYNTRAVAPPVLPQ